CCTAAGCTAATAGTTGCTTTGTATTTTGTCTGAGCATCTGTGAGATTGATGTGTCTTAGCAGCTTGTCTGTAGTGAGCAATTTCTAGTTATCATCCAAGTGGGATATGCACATGTTCTTGACTCCCTCTCTCACATCCACACTTGCGCATGTACAGTGTTTTTTCTGTTTAGTTGTTGGGTCtactttttattttgtattactTCGGGGGTTTCCATTATTACAAGTATTACTTAAGGAATTTTCACTATCATATCATACTGTCTGTGAGGTTTTCCATCAAGGGATAAATTGACTTTTTATAACAAGCTTTTTCGAGGGACTTCTGGTATCCTTTTATTGACAATGAAATTGTTGTCCTGATAACAGTATCACTAGGGAAGTGGGTATTTGAATCTCAATGGTTATGAGTCCAAACTCATTCTTTGATTGTCCGGTTGGGCCTTGGTATAGTTTTTGTGGATTGCATTTCTTTAGGAAAACATGATATGGAAGGAATACTATATTGCTACTTCTTTTGCCATAAACTTTACTATTATATTGAGCTAACCAATTTTCAAACTGGATTTATGCTTAGCAATTTGATCAGATGCTGAATCAGTAAACTCTTCCAGCGGTtccctaatttaatttaaaaaaaagtttgttCTGTTTATCTCGtattcaatttagttttatttcttGATAGCAGCTCTTAACTGAGCAGTTAGAAGGCAATAAAGtttcattttaatttgattctgCTGCAGAGATGTGCTGCATGATAGTTTCTCCCATCATTTACTTGACTGGTAACTTGACTATCTGTTGACTGATGCCATGCTTTTGCAGCTTTGCTTGTTGAAAATGGCAAGTTTCTACTGTCTGCAAAAAGGACCCGTAGAACCACTTGCACTGAGTATGTAATCTCAATGGATGCGGATAACATATCAAGGTCAAGCAGCACTTATATTGGAAAACTGAGGTAGTTGTCCCGCATTTGATTAGCTGCAATTGCACACAACTTTATCCAACACTTGTCAATACCATCTTGTCCAAAACTGTGGTAACTTCCTTTTATGATAGGGTTGATAACAGATTCTTAGCATAAAAGCAACTTGGAGGTCCCAATGTGGCTCCATCTGTGCTTAGTTGTTTCCTCCAGTTCTAAAATACAGCTGTAACTTGTCTAACATAGCATTGTCTTATAACTCATATTTTGTCATTTCTTTCTTCTACTTTTCTTAAGCAACCATTGCTTTGACATGTAGTTCATCTCTTTGAAGCATGCAAAGAATAATTATGAATGAAATTGTCGCACATATTCATAATCAGTTGGTTTGTTCTCTGGTATGCATATGCAGGAATGTAAAATGTGTGCATGCTATGTTTTAGGATTTTTAATAAGAATCTTAAAGATTGAGTCTGCTGTATTAACTTCCATATTTGGGTCATTGTCAGTGCAAAAGATTTTCTAAGCATGTGTGTTGATGCTGCTTATTTTCTGATATCTTTATAGTTAGTGCTGAGTGGGATATTGGTTTCTAGATCTTAATTCCAACCAATATGAAATGGGCTTGATTTATCAATGTTGTTTTCATAAATTTCTTTGTGCACAGTACTGAAATCTATTTTCCCTTGTTTCAGGTCAAATTTTCTAGGCACCAAATTCATAATTTATGATACGCAGCCTCCTTACAACAATACTCAACTTTCCCCACCTGGCCGGAGTAGAAGGTTCTATTCAAAAAAAGTATCTCCAAAGGTCCCCACTGGAAGCTACAACATTGCTCAGGTCACTTATGAGCTGAATGTGCTTGGCACAAGGGGTCCACGTAGGATGCACTGCACAATGCACTCAATCCCTGCATCGTCCCTTGAGCCCGGTGGTTTTGTCCCGGGCCAACCTGAGCTCCTACCACGCTCCCTTGAAGACTCGTttaggagcatttccttctcaAAATCAATAGACAATTCAACCGAGTTTAGCAGTGCGAGGTTCTCAGACATTGTTGGGCCTCGAGATGAAGAAGATGAGGGGAAGGAGAGACCACTGGTTCTCCGTAACAAGGCACCAAGATGGCACGAGCAGTTGCAATGTTGGTGCCTCAATTTTCGTGGAAGAGTGACTGTTGCCtctgtaaaaaattttcaactgATTGCTGCAACGCAACCTGCTGCTGGTGCACCAACACCATCACAGCCACCCCAGTCTGATCATGACAAGATAATTCTGCAATTTGGTAAGGTTGGCAAGGACATGTTTACTATGGATTATCGGTATCCTTTGTCCGCGTTTCAGGCTTTTGCGATCTGCTTGAGCAGCTTTGACACTAAATTGGCATGTGAATAAGGAAGAACGAACACGGCAAGAAGACATAGAACTTTCGGTAGTTACTTAGCCTTTTTCCTTTCTAGGGTTTCATTGGACGTGGGAGAGAGAGTCCCGAGTCGCGGAGGGTATGCAGTCTCTGTGT
This is a stretch of genomic DNA from Manihot esculenta cultivar AM560-2 chromosome 2, M.esculenta_v8, whole genome shotgun sequence. It encodes these proteins:
- the LOC110609183 gene encoding tubby-like F-box protein 8, which produces MSFRSIVRDMRDGFGSLSRRSFELRLPGHHRGKSHSSVIELHDQPVVIQNSCWASLPPELLRDVIKRLEASESTWPARKHVVACAAVCRSWREMCKEIVASPEFSGKITFPVSLKQPGHREGTIQCFIKRDKSNLTYHLFLCLSPALLVENGKFLLSAKRTRRTTCTEYVISMDADNISRSSSTYIGKLRSNFLGTKFIIYDTQPPYNNTQLSPPGRSRRFYSKKVSPKVPTGSYNIAQVTYELNVLGTRGPRRMHCTMHSIPASSLEPGGFVPGQPELLPRSLEDSFRSISFSKSIDNSTEFSSARFSDIVGPRDEEDEGKERPLVLRNKAPRWHEQLQCWCLNFRGRVTVASVKNFQLIAATQPAAGAPTPSQPPQSDHDKIILQFGKVGKDMFTMDYRYPLSAFQAFAICLSSFDTKLACE